Genomic DNA from Bacillota bacterium:
CCCGGGAAGATCTCGAGGCGACGAAGCTTGTGGCCCCCTTCGACGGCGTCGTCGTCAGCGTGCTGGCCAAGGCCGGTGAGATCGTGGGGACTTCTCAGGCCGTCGTGCGGCTGGTGGACTTTGCTTCGCTTCAGGTCGAGGTGGCGGTCGATGAGGTGGATCTCCCCCACGTCCGGCCGGGCCAGCCAGCCCTGGTTTCGCTGAAGGGCTACCCCGACCTGGTGCTTCAGGGAGTTGTGGAGCGGCTGGCGACGGCTGCCCGAAGTCAGGGCGATCTGGTGCTTTTCGATGTGGTGGTGCGGTCGCAGGAGGCAAGGCAGGAACTGCTTCCGGGCATGACAGCCACGGCCCGCATCGAGGTGGAGCGGGCCGATAACGTCCTGGCCGTACCCGAAGAGGCCGTGGTGGAGGCGGGCGGTCGGTCTCTGGTCAGCCGGGTGGTCGACGGAAGCGTGGTGCTCACGCCGGTCCAGCTCGGCGTCAGCGACGGGCGCTTCGTCGAAGTGCGAGCGGGGCTCAACGAGGGCGACCAGGTGCTGGCCACCAACTACGAGGCGTACCGGCGGCTCTCGGGCGACAACGCCGGACCGTCGCCCAACACGTTTTTCCGGATTGGCCCGTCGCCGGTGCCGCGGGGG
This window encodes:
- a CDS encoding efflux RND transporter periplasmic adaptor subunit translates to MAQQHMARRAWQWPLIAALAVVLGAAGGWWWLAARRAEGGPADRAARLDQALGPGGRAGAVTEQRGRELLQLATQAGVRAVPVRRMDIRRYVEATGKVTALRDLNLAFGVAGRLQAVHVVEGDRVKAGQVLAALDDTTQRLAYVRARNEYEQARLELGPAQVEERRLSMEAAREDLEATKLVAPFDGVVVSVLAKAGEIVGTSQAVVRLVDFASLQVEVAVDEVDLPHVRPGQPALVSLKGYPDLVLQGVVERLATAARSQGDLVLFDVVVRSQEARQELLPGMTATARIEVERADNVLAVPEEAVVEAGGRSLVSRVVDGSVVLTPVQLGVSDGRFVEVRAGLNEGDQVLATNYEAYRRLSGDNAGPSPNTFFRIGPSPVPRGVSGGR